A single genomic interval of Candidatus Methylomirabilota bacterium harbors:
- a CDS encoding LLM class flavin-dependent oxidoreductase, protein MLCNSFRNPAHLAKMVAPAQALSGGRVILGIGAGWNEEEYRAYGWPFPPTRVRIAQLSEAIELIRLMWTRSPATYQGEHYQISGAYCEPKPDPIPPIVVGGHGEKYLLRAVAKHADWWNYSFRDDATYAHKQEVLKSHCRDVGRDYDEITQVIRVGILIAETEGEVERLKTQPHIRPMQDIRLAGTPAQVTETLLGVIGRGAHRLTVNFADAPRPEGTQLFAATVLPRL, encoded by the coding sequence GTGCTCTGCAATAGCTTCCGCAATCCGGCGCACCTGGCCAAGATGGTCGCGCCCGCGCAGGCGCTGTCCGGCGGGCGGGTCATCCTGGGCATCGGCGCCGGCTGGAACGAGGAGGAGTATCGCGCCTACGGCTGGCCCTTCCCGCCGACGCGCGTTCGCATCGCCCAACTGAGCGAGGCCATAGAGCTGATCCGGCTCATGTGGACCAGGTCGCCGGCGACGTACCAGGGCGAGCACTATCAGATCAGCGGCGCCTACTGCGAGCCGAAGCCCGACCCCATTCCGCCCATCGTCGTGGGCGGCCACGGCGAGAAATACCTGCTGCGCGCCGTGGCGAAGCACGCCGACTGGTGGAACTACAGCTTCCGCGACGACGCGACGTATGCTCACAAGCAGGAAGTGCTCAAGAGCCACTGCCGGGATGTCGGGCGGGACTATGACGAGATCACGCAGGTCATCCGCGTCGGCATCCTGATCGCCGAGACCGAGGGCGAGGTCGAGCGGCTGAAGACGCAGCCTCACATCCGGCCCATGCAGGACATCCGCCTGGCCGGCACGCCGGCCCAGGTGACCGAGACGCTGCTGGGCGTGATCGGGCGCGGGGCCCATCGGCTCACGGTCAACTTCGCTGACGCGCCCCGCCCGGAAGGTACCCAGCTCTTCGCGGCAACCGTTCTGCCCCGTCTCTAA
- a CDS encoding CoA-binding protein: protein MADWRENLVESREGIASILAETKRIAVLGIKTEAQRGQAAFYVPEYMAEAGYEIVPVPVYYPDVSEILGEPVYRTLAEIPEPVDMVNVFRRAQDIPPHLPDILAAKPRVVWMQLGIRNDEVTLALARAGIKVVQDR, encoded by the coding sequence ATGGCCGACTGGAGGGAGAACCTGGTGGAGTCGCGCGAGGGGATCGCCTCGATCCTCGCTGAGACGAAGCGCATCGCGGTGCTCGGCATCAAGACAGAAGCCCAGCGCGGCCAGGCGGCCTTCTACGTCCCCGAGTACATGGCGGAGGCCGGCTACGAGATCGTGCCCGTCCCCGTCTACTACCCGGACGTCAGCGAGATCCTCGGGGAGCCCGTGTACCGAACGCTCGCGGAGATCCCGGAGCCCGTGGACATGGTCAACGTCTTCCGCCGCGCGCAGGATATCCCGCCGCACCTGCCCGACATCCTCGCGGCAAAGCCGCGCGTCGTCTGGATGCAGCTCGGCATCAGGAACGATGAGGTCACCCTAGCCCTCGCGCGCGCGGGCATCAAGGTGGTGCAAGACCGCTGA
- a CDS encoding cob(I)yrinic acid a,c-diamide adenosyltransferase, protein MAIRITRVYTRTGDKGDTALVGGRRVPKDAPRIEAYGTIDELNSIIGLARVFNAERLKKGKAPRWLDGIFRQVQNELFDLGSELATPDDAAYEGMHRVGEAEVKALEALMDQCQKDLAPLKSFVLPGGGRVGGFLHQARTVCRRGERRILALSRVEPLSPWPLAYVNRLGDLLFVLSRWVGKKGGETEYLWERGLASHARKRT, encoded by the coding sequence ATGGCGATTCGCATCACCCGCGTCTACACCCGCACCGGCGACAAGGGCGACACCGCCCTCGTCGGTGGGCGTCGCGTCCCGAAGGACGCCCCCCGCATCGAGGCCTACGGCACGATCGACGAGCTCAACTCGATCATCGGCCTCGCGCGCGTCTTCAACGCGGAGCGCCTCAAGAAGGGAAAGGCGCCGCGCTGGCTCGACGGCATCTTCCGCCAGGTCCAGAACGAGCTGTTCGATCTGGGCAGCGAGCTGGCGACGCCCGACGACGCGGCCTACGAGGGCATGCACCGCGTGGGCGAGGCGGAGGTCAAAGCGCTCGAGGCGCTGATGGACCAGTGTCAGAAGGACCTGGCCCCGCTCAAGTCCTTCGTGCTCCCGGGCGGTGGGCGCGTCGGCGGCTTCCTCCACCAGGCGCGCACCGTCTGCCGCCGCGGCGAGCGCCGGATCCTGGCGCTCTCGCGCGTCGAGCCGCTGAGCCCCTGGCCGCTCGCCTACGTCAACCGGCTGGGCGACCTCCTGTTCGTGCTCTCACGCTGGGTCGGCAAGAAGGGCGGCGAGACGGAATATCTCTGGGAGCGGGGGCTCGCTTCCCACGCGCGCAAGAGGACATGA